One stretch of Planococcus sp. PAMC 21323 DNA includes these proteins:
- a CDS encoding MFS transporter: MKLNRNFNLLLTGQSLANIGDVLYIVSIIYVIFELTGSATAAAFVPFTITSSMFISNTLTPLLIQRFNLKWLLAGSQMGKTVLLIVLAFFLPQLSLANFYGLFLVISLVALLDGCANPVTQSLIPNYVKSEQLLKANGITETVTQLIQTAMWFVGSSLLIWLSATELVWLTAGLFLVSSLLLSFLETVDFTPSKEQGKWEQISQDWQTVSTSPVLKRIVWMDVLETIAGTVWIAAILYVFVSDALLAAEKWWGFINGAFFLGLIAGSLFCLRFSNWIEQKLSQFIFLGAISSSLVTIFFGLTSLPMLALLFSFLVGVFGQIKNIPQQTVVQTSVPKAQLPTVFTTLGAIGTGTFGIASLLMGVLADVFGIRGVFILSGILLSIVSLIAYKGRVLLWRTV; this comes from the coding sequence ATGAAACTGAATCGAAATTTCAACTTATTGCTGACTGGGCAATCACTTGCCAACATTGGCGATGTCTTGTACATTGTCAGTATCATTTACGTTATTTTTGAATTGACCGGATCAGCTACTGCAGCTGCTTTCGTACCGTTTACCATCACCAGTTCGATGTTCATCTCGAACACCTTAACACCTTTGTTGATACAACGCTTCAACCTGAAATGGCTGTTGGCAGGTTCGCAGATGGGCAAAACGGTGTTGCTAATCGTTCTGGCATTCTTTCTACCGCAACTCTCGCTGGCCAATTTTTACGGACTGTTTCTGGTTATCAGCTTAGTCGCCTTACTGGATGGCTGTGCTAATCCCGTAACACAGTCGCTTATTCCGAATTATGTGAAGAGTGAACAGCTGCTGAAGGCGAATGGCATTACGGAAACAGTCACTCAGCTGATCCAGACTGCCATGTGGTTTGTTGGTAGTTCCTTGTTAATTTGGCTCTCTGCAACTGAATTGGTCTGGTTAACAGCCGGCTTGTTTTTGGTCTCGAGTCTGCTATTAAGCTTTTTGGAGACGGTCGACTTTACGCCATCGAAGGAGCAAGGAAAATGGGAACAAATCAGCCAAGACTGGCAAACGGTCTCCACTTCACCTGTACTCAAGCGAATTGTCTGGATGGATGTCCTGGAGACGATAGCTGGGACGGTGTGGATTGCCGCGATTCTCTATGTTTTTGTCAGTGATGCCTTGTTGGCAGCTGAAAAATGGTGGGGGTTCATCAATGGCGCCTTTTTCTTAGGATTAATCGCTGGCAGCTTGTTCTGTCTACGGTTTTCGAATTGGATCGAACAGAAGCTTAGCCAGTTTATTTTTCTTGGTGCAATCTCCAGCAGCTTGGTCACCATCTTCTTTGGGTTGACGAGCCTGCCAATGCTCGCACTGCTTTTTTCCTTTTTGGTTGGGGTTTTTGGTCAGATTAAAAATATTCCGCAACAGACGGTGGTTCAAACAAGTGTCCCCAAAGCGCAATTGCCAACCGTATTTACTACACTCGGCGCAATTGGTACCGGAACCTTTGGGATTGCTTCCCTTTTGATGGGTGTTCTGGCAGACGTATTTGGCATTCGTGGCGTATTCATCTTGTCTGGAATTTTATTGAGCATTGTCAGTCTGATTGCTTATAAAGGCAGAGTCTTACTATGGCGAACAGTATAA
- a CDS encoding DUF4179 domain-containing protein, protein MKDIYQLLSRLEVDAEAFEEAEVDEVETTRVKTRLKQSIRQQQPVRRTKRIVAAAVIVGFSTVAAGFSFPQAASQIPLIGNLFTYFDDEKTGFYDDYKVHSTPLGMVEESNGIKVMLNDAIFDGETATLTFTIHSDYDLGDHPLTNQFDIKGVHALGGSSEIRKVNAREYKGMMTGSALEGENLDIADITWDVGSFTVYNGENAKEIKGDWQFDFTIAAPDRKTKVVNQVSQLGDVQVMVDKVISTPYGFTIYYEQSIEETSSINQESTVDLTVKDDLGNVYASQGNGGYGSDLAHMNWSTTFTKLDPNATKIFITPTLDTAGIPKSKIADFKTGNGKVILEDIVIEVEK, encoded by the coding sequence ATGAAGGATATTTATCAGTTACTGAGCCGCCTTGAGGTAGATGCCGAAGCGTTCGAAGAAGCCGAAGTGGACGAAGTGGAAACCACCCGCGTAAAAACGCGATTGAAACAAAGCATCCGGCAACAGCAGCCGGTGCGTAGGACAAAGAGAATCGTTGCCGCTGCGGTGATCGTTGGATTTTCTACAGTAGCTGCCGGTTTTTCATTTCCGCAAGCAGCCAGCCAAATTCCGTTAATCGGAAACCTGTTTACGTACTTTGATGATGAAAAAACAGGGTTTTATGACGACTACAAAGTCCACTCTACACCGCTGGGTATGGTCGAAGAAAGCAATGGCATCAAAGTGATGTTGAATGATGCCATTTTCGATGGCGAAACGGCTACACTCACATTCACCATCCATAGCGACTACGATTTAGGAGATCATCCCTTAACAAACCAATTTGATATCAAAGGAGTCCATGCACTGGGCGGCAGTTCAGAAATCAGGAAAGTAAACGCCCGTGAATACAAGGGCATGATGACCGGAAGCGCGCTAGAGGGTGAAAACTTGGACATAGCCGATATCACTTGGGATGTTGGCAGTTTCACGGTATACAACGGGGAAAACGCTAAGGAAATCAAAGGCGATTGGCAGTTCGACTTTACAATAGCTGCACCGGACCGTAAGACCAAAGTCGTGAATCAAGTGAGCCAGCTGGGAGACGTTCAAGTGATGGTCGATAAAGTGATCTCCACTCCCTATGGATTTACGATTTATTACGAACAAAGCATAGAAGAAACCAGTTCAATTAACCAAGAGTCGACTGTGGATCTGACAGTAAAAGACGATTTAGGAAACGTCTATGCCAGTCAAGGAAATGGGGGTTATGGTTCTGATTTGGCTCATATGAACTGGAGTACGACGTTCACCAAATTAGACCCAAATGCCACAAAGATATTCATTACTCCGACACTGGATACCGCGGGAATCCCAAAGTCGAAAATAGCCGATTTCAAGACAGGGAATGGTAAAGTGATACTGGAAGACATTGTGATTGAAGTTGAAAAATGA
- a CDS encoding DUF1871 family protein, which yields MEEYILVKSIIDEWDPIGLLGLGCPDDEYLPEIRDIVALLPHAKSVDELALRIRQVFIKWFEEFLSIEKCYPVALKIWEAAKKT from the coding sequence ATGGAAGAATATATACTTGTAAAAAGTATCATTGATGAGTGGGATCCGATTGGTTTATTAGGTCTTGGATGCCCAGATGACGAATATCTTCCTGAAATCAGAGACATTGTAGCGCTCTTGCCTCATGCGAAATCGGTTGATGAACTTGCATTAAGAATCCGGCAAGTTTTTATAAAATGGTTTGAGGAATTTTTATCAATCGAAAAGTGCTATCCGGTAGCTTTGAAAATATGGGAGGCTGCTAAAAAAACATAG
- a CDS encoding GNAT family N-acetyltransferase, whose amino-acid sequence MKASLEIKSLEETTSDVFIKSWTEASVGSLNASTPFSSLSVEKEFEGMKSELGSDYKKNCLVIFYENQPIGVTMPQIEQGTIDEGRLFYFGLIPSFRNKGWGQYLHNVSLHLLKKMGATYYIGATGQNNIPMQRIFQANECELIERKFIYKLIT is encoded by the coding sequence ATGAAAGCATCTCTTGAAATAAAATCACTGGAAGAAACAACGAGTGATGTATTTATAAAGTCTTGGACAGAGGCTAGTGTCGGTTCGCTGAATGCTTCAACTCCTTTTTCGTCTCTTTCGGTCGAAAAAGAATTTGAAGGGATGAAATCCGAGCTTGGCTCGGATTATAAAAAAAATTGTCTAGTTATTTTTTATGAAAATCAGCCAATAGGCGTGACAATGCCTCAAATTGAACAGGGAACTATTGATGAAGGTAGACTGTTCTATTTTGGACTCATACCATCTTTCCGCAACAAAGGTTGGGGTCAATATCTACACAATGTTTCACTGCATCTTCTCAAAAAAATGGGCGCTACTTACTATATTGGCGCAACCGGACAAAATAACATTCCCATGCAGCGAATATTTCAAGCTAATGAATGTGAACTGATTGAAAGAAAATTTATTTATAAACTGATTACTTAG
- a CDS encoding YxiG family protein, with amino-acid sequence MNKGIQDQLNNLWGTVITDVQVDLLNDNLTIQLEIHEDGRINFQTLKFIDVAAFYYVKDNLENRFNFYDREKVYYLELTTIDHVENKKYDFQIKSTSDKEWSAQYNTDANIVIEIWESVLFIEARRIQLGDQVFELKKI; translated from the coding sequence ATGAATAAAGGGATACAAGATCAATTAAATAATCTTTGGGGAACGGTCATTACCGACGTACAAGTGGATCTGTTGAATGATAATCTTACCATTCAGCTGGAAATTCATGAAGATGGCCGTATTAATTTTCAAACGTTAAAGTTTATTGATGTTGCTGCTTTTTACTACGTTAAAGACAATTTAGAAAATCGCTTTAATTTCTATGATCGAGAAAAAGTTTATTATTTGGAACTGACCACTATTGATCATGTAGAAAACAAAAAGTACGATTTCCAAATTAAATCTACTAGTGATAAGGAATGGAGCGCACAATATAATACTGACGCGAATATCGTTATCGAAATATGGGAATCGGTTTTATTTATAGAAGCCAGAAGAATTCAATTAGGGGATCAGGTTTTCGAATTGAAAAAAATATAA
- a CDS encoding sigma factor-like helix-turn-helix DNA-binding protein has product MSLNTSALKSGLACPRIRCCSTSIGREGLAEATDTASIPYSVLAELKKQDVEHYIEFLKEESLTQENNTVKKRGNAVVTLSVNALKLLFNYLMKETASRRAQKISSVILNEHKINDFLQFVEQEYVGTFKNALSRQRFNRDKERDLAILSLLLGSGIRLGEMNVLDRDILVMKFFLDMTNEEIALHMGLTKAAIDKRIYRGKKRLQEKCSRNKLGGSFA; this is encoded by the coding sequence ATGTCATTGAATACGTCCGCTCTAAAAAGCGGGCTGGCCTGTCCACGGATACGTTGCTGCAGTACCTCTATCGGTCGGGAAGGCCTGGCAGAGGCTACGGACACCGCTTCCATCCCCTATTCCGTTTTGGCGGAACTGAAGAAGCAGGACGTGGAGCACTACATTGAATTCCTGAAGGAAGAATCCCTTACCCAGGAGAATAACACCGTGAAAAAGCGCGGCAACGCCGTGGTGACGCTCTCAGTGAATGCGTTGAAATTGCTCTTTAATTACTTGATGAAAGAGACGGCTAGCCGACGTGCCCAGAAAATCAGCTCCGTCATCCTGAACGAGCACAAAATTAATGATTTCCTCCAGTTTGTAGAACAGGAGTATGTGGGCACTTTTAAAAATGCCCTTTCTCGTCAACGATTTAATCGAGACAAAGAACGGGATTTAGCCATCCTCTCCCTGCTCCTAGGCAGCGGTATCCGCCTCGGGGAAATGAACGTATTGGACCGGGACATTTTGGTGATGAAATTCTTTTTGGACATGACCAATGAAGAAATCGCCCTCCACATGGGTTTGACAAAGGCCGCGATTGACAAACGGATTTACCGCGGCAAGAAACGGCTGCAGGAAAAGTGTTCAAGGAATAAGTTAGGAGGTAGTTTTGCATGA